One genomic window of Streptomonospora nanhaiensis includes the following:
- the solA gene encoding N-methyl-L-tryptophan oxidase, producing MQNTGSTGSTGSTDSAGGTKRAVSTAVTGGAGRSYDVAVLGLGAMGGAAARHLAARGRRVLGLERFGPAHDQGSSHGGSRIIRQAYFEHPDYVPLLLRSYELWEALERDSGADLMTLTGALMLGRPDSRTVAGSRESARRWGLPHEILEPADIRRRFPTFAPRPDEVALYEARGGFVRPEAAVAAHLDLAARDGADLRFGEPARTWTALPGGGVRVTTDAGAYTADHLVVCPGAWAPEVLAGLGVPLTVERQVQYWFHPRGGTAPFAADRHPVYVWEDARGVQIYGFPAYEGPQDGVKAAFFRKGAPCTPDTVERSVAPEEVEAMAAHLRDRLPDLPGRFLRAATCMYTTTPDEHFVIAAHPDHPQVTVACGFSGHGFKFTPVVGEILADLATTGTTAHPIGLFDPRPRRVRQTQHEVTT from the coding sequence ATGCAGAACACCGGCAGCACAGGCAGCACTGGCAGCACAGACAGCGCAGGCGGCACGAAAAGGGCGGTCAGCACGGCGGTCACCGGAGGCGCCGGGCGCTCCTACGACGTCGCCGTCCTGGGCCTGGGCGCGATGGGCGGCGCCGCCGCCCGCCACCTGGCCGCGCGCGGCCGGCGCGTCCTGGGCCTGGAGCGCTTCGGCCCCGCGCACGACCAAGGGTCCAGCCACGGCGGCTCCCGCATCATCCGCCAGGCCTACTTCGAGCACCCCGACTACGTGCCGCTGCTGCTGCGCTCCTATGAGCTGTGGGAGGCGCTGGAGCGCGACTCCGGCGCCGACCTGATGACGCTGACCGGCGCCCTGATGCTGGGCCGCCCCGACAGCCGCACGGTGGCCGGCAGCCGGGAGTCGGCGCGGCGCTGGGGGCTGCCGCACGAGATCCTGGAGCCCGCCGACATCCGCCGCCGCTTCCCCACCTTCGCGCCGCGCCCCGACGAGGTCGCGCTGTACGAGGCGCGCGGCGGGTTCGTGCGGCCCGAGGCGGCCGTGGCCGCCCACCTGGACCTCGCCGCGCGCGACGGCGCCGACCTGCGCTTCGGCGAGCCCGCCCGCACCTGGACTGCGCTGCCGGGCGGCGGCGTGCGCGTCACCACCGACGCGGGCGCCTACACCGCCGACCACCTGGTCGTCTGCCCCGGGGCTTGGGCACCGGAGGTGCTGGCCGGCCTGGGCGTCCCCCTCACCGTGGAGCGCCAGGTGCAGTACTGGTTCCACCCGCGCGGGGGCACCGCGCCCTTCGCCGCCGACCGCCACCCGGTCTATGTGTGGGAGGACGCCCGGGGCGTGCAGATCTACGGGTTCCCCGCCTACGAGGGGCCACAGGACGGGGTCAAGGCGGCGTTCTTCCGCAAGGGCGCCCCCTGCACCCCCGACACCGTCGAGCGGAGCGTGGCGCCCGAGGAGGTCGAGGCGATGGCCGCGCACCTGCGCGACCGGCTGCCCGACCTGCCCGGCCGGTTCCTGCGCGCCGCCACCTGCATGTACACCACCACGCCCGACGAGCACTTCGTGATCGCCGCCCACCCCGACCACCCGCAGGTCACGGTGGCCTGCGGGTTCTCCGGGCACGGGTTCAAGTTCACGCCGGTGGTCGGCGAGATCCTGGCCGAC
- a CDS encoding GcvT family protein: protein MSTASDLPHPARPTSRPRVVVIGAGIVGCALADELTARGWTDVTVLDQGPLFATGGSSSHAPGLVFQTNASKTMTAFAAYTVRKYSGLSLDGRWCFRAVGGLEVATTPERLADLKRKYGWARAWGVRAALLDPAECARLWPGLAPGAVLGGLHTPDDGLAKAVRAGEAQARAAMARGARFLGHHTVVGVERSGGRVSAVVTDRGTFPADIAVSAAGFWGPAIGRMAGVTVPLLPLAHQYAYTAPLPGTANPPDLEAALPLLRHQDRDLYFREHGDRIGIGSYAHRPLPVDLAAVAAPGQAAEMPSMLPFTAEDFEPSWRDACALLPALADSKVDEGFNGVFSFTPDGMPLLGEARELPGFWLAEAVWVTHSAGAARAVAEWMVEGRPRVDVHECDVHRFEEAQLSPAYIADRGEQSFVEVYDVVHPLQPIERPRPLRTSPFYLRHRELGAVFGEAGGWERPLWFTANAGLADPDTPERDPWSARHWSPVVDAEARATRERVALYDMTPLTRLEVSGPGALAFLQRMCTNQLDRAPGTVTYTLLLDHAGGVRSDITVTRLAEDAFQVGVSGRLDTDWLTRHLPADGSVVLRDITGGTACVGVWGPLARDLVQPLTDDDFSHAGFGYFKARRAHIGHVPVLALRVSYVGELGWEVYTGADTALLLWDTLWAAGRPLGAVAAGRGAFTSLRLEKGYRLAGTDMTTEHDPYEAGLGFAVRLGKGDFVGRAAAAAAAERPPRRRLACLTLDDPHRVVMGREPVLVGGAPAGYVTSAARSTTLGRTIAYAWLPAEAAEPGTGVHVEYFGEALAATVAAEPLVDPDMARIRR, encoded by the coding sequence ACGTCACCGTGCTCGACCAGGGCCCCCTCTTCGCGACGGGCGGCTCCAGCTCCCACGCGCCGGGCCTGGTGTTCCAGACCAACGCCTCCAAGACCATGACCGCCTTCGCCGCCTACACCGTGCGCAAGTACTCCGGACTGAGCCTGGACGGCCGCTGGTGCTTCCGGGCGGTGGGCGGACTGGAGGTCGCCACCACGCCCGAGCGCCTGGCCGACCTGAAGCGCAAGTACGGCTGGGCGCGCGCGTGGGGCGTGCGCGCGGCGCTGCTGGACCCCGCCGAGTGCGCCCGGCTGTGGCCGGGCCTGGCCCCCGGCGCGGTGCTGGGCGGCCTGCACACCCCCGACGACGGCCTGGCCAAGGCGGTGCGCGCGGGCGAGGCCCAGGCCCGCGCCGCCATGGCGCGCGGCGCGCGGTTCCTGGGCCACCACACGGTGGTGGGGGTCGAGCGCTCCGGCGGCCGGGTCAGCGCGGTGGTGACCGACCGGGGGACCTTCCCCGCCGACATCGCCGTCTCGGCCGCCGGATTCTGGGGTCCGGCGATCGGGCGGATGGCGGGCGTCACCGTGCCGCTGCTGCCGCTGGCCCACCAGTACGCCTACACCGCGCCCCTGCCCGGCACCGCCAACCCGCCCGACCTGGAGGCCGCGCTGCCGCTGCTGCGCCACCAGGACCGCGACCTCTACTTCCGCGAGCACGGCGACCGCATCGGGATCGGCTCCTACGCCCACCGTCCGCTGCCGGTGGACCTGGCGGCCGTGGCCGCGCCGGGGCAGGCGGCCGAGATGCCCTCGATGCTGCCGTTCACCGCCGAGGACTTCGAGCCGAGCTGGCGCGACGCCTGCGCGCTGCTGCCGGCCCTGGCCGACTCCAAGGTGGACGAGGGCTTCAACGGCGTGTTCTCCTTCACGCCCGACGGCATGCCGCTGCTGGGCGAGGCGCGCGAACTGCCCGGGTTCTGGCTGGCCGAGGCGGTGTGGGTGACCCACTCGGCGGGCGCCGCCAGGGCGGTGGCCGAGTGGATGGTCGAGGGCCGGCCCCGGGTGGACGTGCACGAGTGCGACGTCCACCGCTTCGAGGAGGCGCAGCTGTCCCCCGCCTACATCGCCGACCGGGGCGAGCAGAGCTTCGTCGAGGTCTACGACGTGGTGCACCCGCTCCAGCCGATCGAGCGGCCCCGGCCGCTGCGCACGAGCCCGTTCTACCTCCGCCACCGGGAGTTGGGCGCCGTCTTCGGCGAGGCGGGCGGCTGGGAGCGCCCGCTGTGGTTCACGGCCAACGCCGGCCTGGCCGATCCGGACACCCCCGAACGCGACCCCTGGTCGGCCCGCCACTGGTCGCCCGTCGTGGACGCCGAGGCCCGCGCCACCCGCGAGCGCGTCGCGCTCTACGACATGACACCGCTGACCCGGCTGGAGGTCAGCGGCCCCGGCGCCCTGGCGTTCCTCCAGCGCATGTGCACCAACCAGCTCGACCGGGCCCCCGGCACGGTCACCTACACGCTGCTGCTCGACCACGCCGGCGGGGTGCGCTCCGACATCACCGTCACCCGCCTGGCCGAGGACGCCTTCCAGGTGGGGGTTAGCGGCCGGCTCGACACCGACTGGCTCACCCGCCACCTGCCCGCCGACGGCTCGGTGGTGCTGCGCGACATCACCGGCGGCACCGCGTGCGTGGGCGTGTGGGGGCCGCTGGCGCGCGACCTGGTGCAGCCGCTCACCGACGACGACTTCTCCCACGCCGGGTTCGGCTACTTCAAGGCGCGGCGCGCCCACATCGGCCATGTGCCGGTGCTGGCGCTGCGGGTCTCCTACGTCGGCGAACTGGGCTGGGAGGTCTACACCGGCGCCGACACCGCCCTGCTGCTGTGGGACACCCTGTGGGCGGCGGGCCGGCCCCTGGGCGCGGTCGCCGCCGGGCGCGGCGCCTTCACCAGCCTGCGGCTGGAGAAGGGCTACCGGCTGGCCGGGACCGACATGACCACCGAGCACGACCCCTACGAGGCGGGCCTGGGGTTCGCCGTGCGCCTGGGCAAGGGCGACTTCGTCGGCCGCGCCGCCGCCGCGGCGGCGGCCGAGCGCCCGCCGCGGCGCCGCCTGGCCTGCCTCACCCTGGACGACCCGCACCGGGTGGTCATGGGCCGCGAACCGGTGCTCGTCGGCGGCGCCCCCGCCGGATACGTCACCAGCGCCGCCCGCAGCACCACGCTGGGCCGCACGATCGCCTACGCCTGGCTGCCCGCCGAGGCCGCCGAGCCCGGCACCGGGGTGCACGTGGAGTACTTCGGCGAGGCGCTGGCGGCCACCGTGGCGGCCGAGCCCCTGGTCGACCCCGACATGGCCCGCATCCGCCGCTGA